Proteins encoded together in one Telopea speciosissima isolate NSW1024214 ecotype Mountain lineage chromosome 4, Tspe_v1, whole genome shotgun sequence window:
- the LOC122657563 gene encoding serine/threonine-protein phosphatase PP1-like isoform X2: MTTIEGVMDATVLDDIIRRLLEGKGGRQVQLSEIEIRQLCLHARHLFLYQPNLLHLHAPIKICGDIHGQYQDLLRLFENGGFPPTANYLFLGDYVDRGKQSLETICLLLAYKVRYPNNIFLLRGNHEDAKINRIYGFYDECKRRFNVRLWKIFTDCFNCLPSAALIDEKILCMHGGISPELDNVNQINNITRPTEIPDNGLLCDLLWSDPDPNIEGWADSDRGVSCTFGADKVEEFLEKNDLDLICRGHQVVEDGFEFFARQRLVTIFSAPNYGGEFDNAGALLSVDEALMCSFEILKPVENKPVENKPVENKPAENNSNTSGLTLKKVLLSTGSPDFR, from the exons ATGACGACGATTGAGGGTGTAATGGATGCGACGGTTTTGGACGACATTATTCGGAGACTTCTCgaaggaaaaggaggaagaCAGGTTCAATTATCCGAGATTGAGATCCGGCAGCTCTGCCTCCATGCCAGACATCTCTTCCTCTACCAGCCCAATCTCCTTCATCTCCATGCTCCCATCAAAATCTGCg GTGACATACATGGACAGTACCAAGACCTTTTGAGACTCTTTGAAAATGGTGGCTTCCCCCCTACTGCAAACTATCTTTTTCTTGGGGATTATGTGGATCGTGGAAAGCAAAGCTTAGAGACTATATGTTTGCTTCTAGCCTACAAAGTGAGGTATCCTAACAATATCTTTCTTCTCAGGGGGAACCATGAAGATGCAAAAATTAACAGAATCTATGGCTTTTATGATGAATGTAAAAGGAGGTTTAACGTCCGACTATGGAAGATTTTCACTGATTGCTTTAATTGTTTGCCTTCGGCTGCACTCATTGATGAAAAGATACTTTGCATGCATGGAGGTATCTCACCTGAGTTGGATAATGTGAATCAAATAAATAACATTACAAGGCCTACTGAGATTCCAGATAATGGTCTCCTTTGTGATTTGCTTTGGTCTGATCCTGATCCCAATATTGAGGGTTGGGCAGACAGTGATCGAGGTGTGTCATGTACGTTTGGAGCTGACAAGGTTGAAGAGTTTTTGGAGAAGAATGATCTTGATCTCATATGCCGAGGCCATCAG GTGGTGGAGGATGGGTTTGAGTTCTTTGCGAGGCAAAGATTAGTCACAATATTTTCAGCTCCAAACTATGGTGGGGAATTCGATAATGCAGGTGCTTTATTGAGTGTGGATGAAGCTTTAATGTGTTCTTTTGAAATCTTGAAACCAGTTGAAAACAAACCAGTTGAAAATAAGCCAGTTGAAAACAAACCAGCTGAAAACAA TTCTAATACATCAGGATTGACTCTTAAGAAG GTTCTCCTATCAACGGGTTCTCCTGATTTTCGCTGA
- the LOC122657563 gene encoding serine/threonine-protein phosphatase PP1-like isoform X1 translates to MTTIEGVMDATVLDDIIRRLLEGKGGRQVQLSEIEIRQLCLHARHLFLYQPNLLHLHAPIKICGDIHGQYQDLLRLFENGGFPPTANYLFLGDYVDRGKQSLETICLLLAYKVRYPNNIFLLRGNHEDAKINRIYGFYDECKRRFNVRLWKIFTDCFNCLPSAALIDEKILCMHGGISPELDNVNQINNITRPTEIPDNGLLCDLLWSDPDPNIEGWADSDRGVSCTFGADKVEEFLEKNDLDLICRGHQVVEDGFEFFARQRLVTIFSAPNYGGEFDNAGALLSVDEALMCSFEILKPVENKPVENKPVENKPAENKPVENKPIESNLASCSSNTSGLTLKKVLLSTGSPDFR, encoded by the exons ATGACGACGATTGAGGGTGTAATGGATGCGACGGTTTTGGACGACATTATTCGGAGACTTCTCgaaggaaaaggaggaagaCAGGTTCAATTATCCGAGATTGAGATCCGGCAGCTCTGCCTCCATGCCAGACATCTCTTCCTCTACCAGCCCAATCTCCTTCATCTCCATGCTCCCATCAAAATCTGCg GTGACATACATGGACAGTACCAAGACCTTTTGAGACTCTTTGAAAATGGTGGCTTCCCCCCTACTGCAAACTATCTTTTTCTTGGGGATTATGTGGATCGTGGAAAGCAAAGCTTAGAGACTATATGTTTGCTTCTAGCCTACAAAGTGAGGTATCCTAACAATATCTTTCTTCTCAGGGGGAACCATGAAGATGCAAAAATTAACAGAATCTATGGCTTTTATGATGAATGTAAAAGGAGGTTTAACGTCCGACTATGGAAGATTTTCACTGATTGCTTTAATTGTTTGCCTTCGGCTGCACTCATTGATGAAAAGATACTTTGCATGCATGGAGGTATCTCACCTGAGTTGGATAATGTGAATCAAATAAATAACATTACAAGGCCTACTGAGATTCCAGATAATGGTCTCCTTTGTGATTTGCTTTGGTCTGATCCTGATCCCAATATTGAGGGTTGGGCAGACAGTGATCGAGGTGTGTCATGTACGTTTGGAGCTGACAAGGTTGAAGAGTTTTTGGAGAAGAATGATCTTGATCTCATATGCCGAGGCCATCAG GTGGTGGAGGATGGGTTTGAGTTCTTTGCGAGGCAAAGATTAGTCACAATATTTTCAGCTCCAAACTATGGTGGGGAATTCGATAATGCAGGTGCTTTATTGAGTGTGGATGAAGCTTTAATGTGTTCTTTTGAAATCTTGAAACCAGTTGAAAACAAACCAGTTGAAAATAAGCCAGTTGAAAACAAACCAGCTGAAAACAAGCCAGTTGAAAACAAACCAATTGAAAGCAATCTAGCATCATGCAGTTCTAATACATCAGGATTGACTCTTAAGAAG GTTCTCCTATCAACGGGTTCTCCTGATTTTCGCTGA
- the LOC122657564 gene encoding phylloplanin-like codes for MALNLKPLLIVYSLLVSGLLAIPPAEAQLGGLRNLLGFTRIQGTVYCTANGNIGVNGAATTVFSIKYSNAPVQLQCRGRNVVSSTTTNSSGSFSMKLGATESLLLSLLSNCNIVVNAAPVTCNATLPAGGILQSGLNLVSGVLGGLGISDLIPAGFSFLPIT; via the exons ATGGCCTTGAATTTGAAACCTCTTCTAATTGTTTATTCCCTGCTGGTTTCTGGTCTATTGGCAATCCCACCAGCTGAAGCTCAACTTGGGGGACTTCGGAACCTCCTTGGATTTACCCGCATTCAAGGGACTGTGTATTGCACTGCCAATGGCAATATTGGTGTCAATGGTGCAGCAACCACAGTATTCTCAATTAAGTATTCAA ATGCTCCGGTTCAATTGCAATGTAGAGGTAGAAATGTGGTGTCCAGTACAACTACCAATTCTTCAGGATCATTCTCAATGAAGTTGGGTGCAACAGAATCCCTTCTATTGTCTCTCCTCAGCAATTGCAATATAGTTGTCAATGCCGCACCCGTCACTTGCAACGCCACCCTGCCGGCCGGTGGAATTCTCCAATCAGGCTTAAATCTTGTAAGTGGAGTCCTTGGTGGCCTCGGCATTTCCGATCTCATCCCTGCTGGTTTCAGTTTCCTTCCCATCACTTAG